From the Musa acuminata AAA Group cultivar baxijiao chromosome BXJ1-2, Cavendish_Baxijiao_AAA, whole genome shotgun sequence genome, one window contains:
- the LOC135608051 gene encoding uncharacterized protein At2g34160-like, with the protein MEEITEGVNNVHITAADAHKSNRIQVSNTKKPLFFYVNLAKRYMQQHDEVELSALGMAIATVVTIAEILKNNGLVIEKKITTSTVDVKDESRGRPIQKAKIEILLGKTEKFEELMAAAAEERDVGNGEEQN; encoded by the exons ATGGAGGAGATCACGGAGGGCGTGAACAACGTCCACATCACCGCCGCTGATGCCCACAAGAGCAACCGCATACAGGTGTCGAACACTAAGAAGCCCCTCTTCTTCTACGTCAACCTCGCCAAG AGGTATATGCAGCAACACGATGAAGTTGAACTATCAGCTCTTGGAATGG CAATTGCAACTGTCGTCACCATTGCGGAAATTCTGAAAAACAATGGTCTTGTCATCGAGAAAA AGATTACCACATCGACTGTTGACGTGAAGGATGAGTCTAGGGGTCGACCCATCCAAAAAGCAAAG ATTGAGATATTGTTGGGGAAGACAGAAAAGTTTGAGGAATTGATGGCTGCTGCAGCTGAGGAAAGGGACGTTGGAAATGGCGAGGAGCAAAACTGA
- the LOC135612059 gene encoding MAPK kinase substrate protein At1g80180-like — protein MAGLQRSVTTFRRSGSSGVVWDERFFSGDLSRMRKEEAAAEFSELRHSKSMASSIRRTTARSGSTGGRHAFRASFVSPGIDPPSPRFICCGFLGTSRSAQRPKPRRR, from the coding sequence ATGGCTGGGCTGCAAAGGTCGGTGACGACGTTCCGGAGATCAGGATCGTCGGGGGTGGTGTGGGACGAGAGGTTCTTCTCGGGGGACCTGAGTCGGATGAGGAAGGAGGAAGCCGCCGCGGAGTTCAGCGAGCTGAGGCACTCGAAAAGCATGGCATCATCGATCAGAAGGACGACGGCGCGCAGCGGCAGCACCGGTGGCCGGCACGCCTTCCGCGCAAGCTTCGTCTCGCCGGGCATCGACCCGCCATCGCCTCGCTTCATTTGCTGCGGGTTCCTCGGGACGAGCAGGTCGGCCCAGCGGCCGAAGCCGAGAAGGCGCTGA
- the LOC135613149 gene encoding EG45-like domain containing protein — MLLLLFLNMRPSVTLFLLLSMVMLMLGELTPVRGDVGTAASYGPPYLPTKCNGYDQDQFPPSNMFAAVSDALWDNGAACGRRYMLRCLSGPNRPCKDSIIRVEVVDQCTDPCPANFLLSTAAFTAVSRLNDAKINVEFAQI, encoded by the exons ATGCTTCTCTTGCTCTTCTTAAACATGAGGCCTTCTGTTACGTTGTTCTTGTTGCTGAGCATGGTCATGCTCATGCTCGGAGAACTGACTCCGGTCCGCGGCGACGTCGGCACCGCCGCGTCCTACGGACCCCCTTACCTCC ctACCAAGTGCAATGGCTACGACCAGGACCAGTTCCCGCCGAGCAACATGTTCGCGGCGGTCTCCGACGCCCTCTGGGACAACGGCGCCGCCTGTGGCAGGAG GTACATGCTGAGGTGCCTAAGCGGACCCAACAGGCCATGTAAAGACAGCATCATCAGGGTGGAGGTCGTCGACCAGTGCACCGATCCTTGCCCTGCCAACTTCCTCTTGTCCACCGCAGCGTTCACCGCCGTTTCACGCTTGAATGACGCAAAGATCAACGTCGAGTTCGCGCA GATCTGA
- the LOC135608043 gene encoding F-box/kelch-repeat protein At1g55270-like has translation MDSEGEVWRRDVARRNHPPLVDSRACLCRVDAGLKTVTGAKKYVPSTKLCVQPRIRTSIHPVRPNPAFDRNRIQSPLLPGLPDDLAIACLIRVPRPEHRKLRLVCKRWQRLLAGNYFYSLRKSLGVAEEWIYIIRRDREGRISWDAFDPRFQLWHPLPPVPKEYSKAIGFGSAVLHGCHLYLFGGKDPCKGSMRRVIYYNARTNKWHRAPDMLRRRHFFGACVINNCLYVAGGESEGVHRFLRSAEFYDPSKNRWSFVSEMSAAMVPFIGVVYEGKWFLKGLGPQQQLLTDVYFPETDTWCPASSGGMVAGWRNPSVCLNGRLFALDCRDGCMLRVYDAGAGSWSRHIDSKLHLGSSRALEAAALVPLNGKLCIVRNNMSITLVDVEARDGAGSGDQRWETIAGKGQLKTFVTNLLSNIAGRRSNRSYIVHCQVLQA, from the exons ATGGATTCTGAGGGCGAAGTTTGGCGAAGGGATGTAGCGAGAAGGAACCACCCTCCTTTG GTTGATAGCAGAGCATGCCTCTGTAGAGTCGATGCTGGCTTGAAGACGGTAACTGGAGCTAAGAAGTACGTCCCGAGCACAAAGCTGTGTGTTCAACCCAGAATTCGAACGTCGATCCATCCCGTTCGACCCAACCCAGCGTTCGATAGGAACCGCATCCAGTCTCCTCTGCTACCTGGCCTCCCCGACGACCTCGCCATTGCCTGCCTGATCCGTGTCCCCCGACCTGAGCACCGGAAGCTAAGGCTCGTCTGCAAGCGGTGGCAACGCCTCTTGGCTGGGAACTACTTCTACTCCCTCCGCAAGAGCCTCGGCGTCGCCGAAGAGTGGATCTACATCATCAGAAGGGACCGCGAGGGTCGGATTTCGTGGGACGCCTTCGATCCCAGATTCCAGCTGTGGCACCCTCTCCCTCCCGTCCCCAAGGAGTACTCCAAAGCCATTGGGTTCGGCAGCGCCGTCCTCCACGGCTGCCATCTCTACCTCTTCGGCGGCAAGGACCCGTGCAAGGGGTCCATGCGGCGGGTCATCTACTACAACGCCCGGACGAACAAGTGGCACCGAGCTCCCGACATGCTGCGGCGGCGGCACTTCTTTGGCGCTTGCGTCATCAACAACTGCTTGTACGTGGCCGGAGGGGAGAGCGAAGGCGTCCACCGCTTCCTGCGGTCGGCGGAGTTCTACGACCCCAGCAAGAACAGGTGGTCGTTCGTATCGGAGATGAGCGCCGCCATGGTCCCCTTCATCGGCGTCGTCTACGAGGGGAAGTGGTTCTTGAAAGGCCTCGGGCCGCAGCAGCAACTCCTCACCGACGTCTACTTCCCGGAAACCGACACCTGGTGCCCTGCGTCGTCCGGTGGCATGGTGGCCGGATGGAGGAACCCATCTGTTTGCTTGAACGGCCGGCTCTTTGCTTTGGATTGCAGGGACGGTTGCATGCTGAGGGTGTACGATGCAGGCGCGGGTTCATGGAGCAGGCACATCGACAGCAAGCTGCACCTCGGGAGTTCCCGAGCTCTGGAAGCAGCCGCTCTCGTTCCTCTCAACGGGAAGCTCTGCATCGTCAGGAACAACATGAGCATCACTCTGGTGGACGTCGAGGCCAGAGATGGCGCAGGGAGCGGGGATCAGAGATGGGAGACCATCGCCGGGAAGGGGCAGCTGAAGACTTTTGTGACGAACCTTCTGTCGAACATAGCAGGCCGTAGAAGCAACAGAAGCTACATCGTCCACTGTCAAGTTCTGCAGGCTTAG
- the LOC135613155 gene encoding transcription factor bHLH139-like, with protein MEPGVAAQEARWSSFGAEDSEIMAQLLGPFSCTNEQAEKDLSFGLSSMSWSSDHAADSYDSSSENVTSFFGHCSGYESYYLSEPNAAPAINTSSASAFTAYCTVGDQLITPSLRLIPNPSFGDPTNANEEASSDDAGDSSFILSEPVPRMTLPKRKLNTSEDDSPDDVSKKKAKAGANAPKNAKKAQSKRPQKTTKSSDDEDKMNNTAANGRSSCSCLSEDDSLADLNGGGTTTSGSPALILAGKARAGRGSATDPQSLYARKRRERINERLKILQNLVPNGTKVDISTMLEEAVQYVKFLQLQIKLLSSDELWMYAPIAYNGMNIGLDLKISPPQ; from the exons ATGGAGCCTGGAGTAGCAGCTCAGGAGGCGCGATGGAGCTCGTTTGGCGCCGAGGACTCTGAGATCATGGCGCAGTTGCTTGGCCCCTTCTCTTGCACCAACGAGCAAGCAGAGAAGGATCTCAGCTTTGGCCTGTCTTCAATGTCTTGGTCTTCAGACCACGCTGCTGATTCCTATGATTCCTCGTCCGAGAACGTTACCAGCTTTTTCGGTCACTGTTCGGGCTACGAGAGCTACTACCTGAGTGAACCAAATGCTGCTCCTGCAATCAACACGAGCTCTGCCTCCGCCTTCACCGCCTATTGCACGGTGGGAGACCAACTCATCACCCCTTCCCTCCGGCTCATCCCCAACCCTTCGTTCGGTGATCCGACCAACGCGAACGAGGAGGCGAGCAGCGACGACGCCGGTGACTCGAGCTTCATCCTCTCGGAACCTGTTCCTCGGATGACACTGCCCAAAAGGAAGCTCAATACCTCCGAGGATGACAGTCCTGACGATGTCTCCAAGAAGAAGGCCAAGGCTGGAGCAAAT GCCCCCAAGAATGCAAAGAAGGCACAGTCCAAGAGACCACAGAAGACAACCAAGAGCAGCGATGATGAAGACAAGATGAACAACACTGCCGCAAATGGCCGGAGTTCATGCAGCTGCTTGTCGGAGGATGACTCACTCGCTGATCTCAACGGAGGAGGCACTACGACCTCCGGCTCTCCTGCTCTCATTCTGGCTGGAAAAGCAAGAGCAGGTCGGGGTTCAGCCACCGATCCACAAAGCCTATACGCAAGG AAAAGGAGAGAGAGGATCAATGAGAGGCTGAAGATATTACAGAATCTGGTGCCTAATGGAACCAAA GTTGACATCAGCACAATGCTGGAGGAAGCTGTTCAATATGTGAAGTTCTTGCAGCTCCAAATTAAG CTGTTGAGCTCAGATGAGTTGTGGATGTATGCTCCTATTGCTTACAATGGGATGAACATTGGACTCGATCTAAAGATCTCTCCACCACAGTAA
- the LOC135608035 gene encoding glyoxylase I 4-like codes for MLGRSGGALPLASLNHISIVCRSVERSLDFYHNVLGFLPVRRPVSFDFDGAWLFNYGIGIHLLQSEDPEMMPTKREINPKDNHISFQCESLALVEKKLREMGIPYIQSRVEEGGIYVDQMFFHDPDGFMIEICNCENLPVISLSGELIMACKRVSPIHQQQQQQQQQQMAQYLPQAIHVKEESCA; via the exons ATGTTGGGGCGAAGCGGTGGAGCGCTGCCGCTGGCTTCCTTGAACCACATCTCCATCGTCTGTAGATCGGTGGAGCGGTCGCTGGATTTCTACCACAACGTGCTCGGCTTCCTCCCCGTCCGGAGGCCCGTATCCTTCGACTTTGACGGTGCTTG GTTGTTTAACTACGGAATTGGCATCCACCTGCTGCAATCTGAAGACCCTGAGATGATGCCTACGAAGAGGGAAATTAACCCCAAGGACAACCATATCTCCTTCCAG TGCGAGAGCTTGGCCTTGGTGGAGAAGAAGCTGAGGGAGATGGGCATACCTTACATCCAGAGTCGAGTGGAGGAAGGCGGGATCTACGTGGACCAGATGTTTTTCCATGATCCCGACGGCTTCATGATCGAGATCTGCAACTGCGAGAACCTCCCGGTGATCTCCCTCTCCGGCGAGCTCATCATGGCCTGCAAAAGAGTGAGCCCCATTcaccagcaacagcagcagcagcagcagcagcagatggcGCAGTATCTCCCACAAGCCATTCACGTCAAGGAGGAGTCGTGTGCATGA
- the LOC135608054 gene encoding cytoplasmic tRNA 2-thiolation protein 2-like, with protein sequence MASCGGGGGECHQSHCQRSEEDGGAEEETRERVASLSVAGDSPTSSATGDGALERCTKCGETVAAAAPRAVNGLCAACFRAYLFGKFKLAVTTNAMISPTDNVLVAFSGGPASRIALQFVHEMQCISLKNWDASKSQALPVFGVGVAFIDESAISIGPLHEMNKVIAQIRSIVSTLSPAHKELHIAPIENICSMSSNDGRIRLNELLDSVTDATGKEDFMKYLRMLTLQKIALDNGYSKLLLGSCTSTIACHVISATVKGQGYSLPGDVQYVDARWEVPVVLPLRDCTAEELNKLCHLDGLELLQLIKRPSNSINSLVSSFVARLRDENPSRERTVVRTAEKLRPFCFNKFVENTYHEFVPSRLRCKFQNINNSETALSEVLCPLCGSPLSEPEVQSLRNIQEKTQTLVEKFTAHCCQSCSFQILPKGAESLQQFYTVLPQSVTVRVTGGTSDHSQIGELIDDCLLVDDDDDDDDGT encoded by the exons ATGGCGTcgtgcggcggcggaggcggcgagTGCCACCAGTCCCACTGCCAGCGTTCGGAAGAAGACGGCGGCGCGGAGGAGGAGACGCGGGAGAGAGTCGCAAGCCTCTCCGTCGCTGGCGACTCGCCCACGTCTTCGGCGACCGGAGACGGGGCTCTGGAGCGGTGCACCAAGTGCGGAGAGACAGTGGCGGCGGCTGCGCCAAGGGCGGTCAACGGACTGTGCGCGGCCTGCTTCCGTGCCTACCTTTTCGGCAAGTTCAAACTCGCCGTCACCACCAACGCCATGATCTCGCCCACCGATAATGTCCTAGTTGCCTTCTCCGGTGGCCCCGCCTCCAG AATAGCTCTACAATTTGTTCATGAGATGCAATGCATATCACTGAAGAACTGGGATGCGAGTAAATCTCAAGCTTTACCAGTTTTTGGTGTTGGGGTTGCTTTTATTGATGAAAGCGCCATCTCTATTGGCCCATTACATGAGATGAATAAGGTCATTGCACAGATCAGATCAATTGTATCAACATTATCTCCTGCTCATAAGGAGTTGCATATTGCACCCATTGAGAACATCTGTTCTATGAGTTCTAATGATGGAAGAATTAGACTGAATGAGTTACTGGATTCAGTTACTGATGCCACTGGAAAAGAAGATTTTATGAAGTATTTGCGCATGCTTACTTTACAAAAG ATTGCTCTGGATAATGGATATAGCAAGCTTTTGTTGGGATCATGCACATCAACGATAGCATGCCATGTAATATCCGCAACTGTGAAG GGTCAAGGTTATTCCTTACCTGGAGATGTGCAATATGTTGATGCAAGGTGGGAAGTGCCAGTAGTCCTTCCTCTTCGTGACTGTACAGCAGAGGAGCTAAACAAGCTCTGTCATCTTGATGG TTTGGAGTTGTTGCAGCTGATCAAGAGGCCTTCTAATAGCATCAACAGTTTGGTCTCATCATTTGTTGCACGCTTGAGG GATGAAAACCCTTCTCGAGAGCGCACTGTTGTAAGAACAGCAGAAAAGCTTAGGCCATTTTGTTTCAATAAGTTTGTTGAAAATACTTACCACGAATTCGTGCCCTCCCGATTGCGTTGCAAGTTCCAGAATATAAATAATAGTGAAACTGCTCTCTCCGAGGTTCTTTGCCCATTATGTGGGAGTCCACTCAGCGAGCCAGAAGTCCAGAGTCTGAGAAACATTCAGGAAAAAACCCAAACACTGGTTGAAAAATTTACTGCACATTGTTGCCAGAGCTGTTCATTTCAGATCTTACCAAAGGGAGCAGAATCTCTTCAACAGTTCTATACTGTCCTTCCCCAATCAGTGACAGTAAGAGTGACTGGTGGCACATCAGATCATAGTCAAATAGG GGAACTGATTGATGATTGCCTgcttgttgatgatgatgatgatgatgatgatggaaccTGA